Proteins co-encoded in one Capnocytophaga ochracea DSM 7271 genomic window:
- a CDS encoding 3-phosphoshikimate 1-carboxyvinyltransferase, with protein sequence MNIQLPHSTLQSGKHLLLSGSKSESNRVLILQALFPELTVQNLSTADDTLLLQQALSSHTEVVDIHHAGTAMRFLTAYFAIQQGKEVLLTGSPRMKERPINLLVNALQQLGADITYTEKEGFPPIYIRGKKLINNEIHIQGNVSSQYSSALLLIAPALPNGLTLHLEGEVTSLPYLKMTTNLLAHCIGQEQVLFKANTIKVNTMNGKNLLHNSWEVESDWSSASYWYAFVALSPIGTTLSLSYFKSHSLQGDSALKTIYEFFGVHSSFKGNELTIEKVAEPQQKRFEYNLNATPDIAQTIAVTCVAMGLECHLTGLHTLKIKETDRLQALQTELRKLGADVSTTHDSLHLAPCPHLRSGISIATYNDHRMAMAFTPLMLKTNLEIADKEVVSKSYPSFWHDVAQLTVKR encoded by the coding sequence ATGAACATACAATTACCTCATTCCACATTACAGTCAGGAAAACATTTGTTGCTCTCAGGCTCCAAGTCCGAAAGCAATAGAGTGCTTATATTGCAAGCGCTCTTCCCTGAACTCACTGTGCAAAACCTCTCCACTGCCGATGATACCCTACTGCTACAACAAGCTCTTAGCTCTCACACAGAAGTTGTAGACATTCATCACGCAGGTACTGCAATGCGCTTTCTCACCGCTTATTTTGCAATACAGCAGGGCAAAGAAGTGCTTCTCACAGGTTCTCCCCGAATGAAAGAAAGACCCATAAACCTATTAGTAAATGCATTACAACAGTTAGGTGCCGATATTACATATACTGAAAAAGAAGGATTTCCACCTATATATATAAGGGGGAAAAAGCTTATTAACAACGAAATACATATCCAAGGTAACGTCAGTAGTCAGTACAGCTCAGCTTTATTGCTTATTGCTCCTGCTTTGCCTAACGGACTCACTTTGCATTTGGAAGGCGAAGTTACCTCTCTGCCTTACTTAAAAATGACTACCAATCTCTTAGCTCATTGCATAGGACAAGAGCAAGTGTTGTTCAAAGCTAATACTATAAAGGTAAACACAATGAACGGAAAAAACTTACTACATAACAGTTGGGAAGTAGAATCCGATTGGTCTTCCGCCTCCTATTGGTATGCTTTTGTCGCCTTATCGCCCATAGGCACCACCCTTTCATTGTCCTATTTTAAATCGCATAGCTTGCAAGGTGATAGTGCCTTAAAAACTATTTATGAGTTTTTTGGAGTGCACTCCTCATTCAAAGGTAATGAATTAACCATTGAAAAAGTAGCTGAACCTCAACAAAAGCGTTTCGAGTATAACCTAAATGCCACCCCCGATATAGCACAAACCATTGCCGTTACTTGCGTAGCAATGGGCTTAGAGTGCCATTTAACAGGCTTACACACTCTTAAAATCAAAGAAACCGACCGTCTTCAAGCACTACAAACCGAACTGAGAAAGTTAGGAGCCGATGTAAGTACTACTCACGACAGCTTGCATTTAGCACCTTGCCCACACTTGCGCTCTGGTATTAGCATTGCTACCTATAACGACCATCGAATGGCAATGGCTTTCACACCTTTGATGCTAAAAACTAACCTCGAAATAGCTGATAAAGAAGTTGTGAGCAAATCCTATCCTTCTTTTTGGCACGACGTAGCACAGCTTACAGTTAAAAGATAA
- a CDS encoding phosphinothricin acetyltransferase, whose protein sequence is MWRVIYSVSPRTPEGGQAGKGDKPPPLHIPSFRGAYIQLLLATSEKESVVTGK, encoded by the coding sequence TTGTGGCGAGTCATTTATTCGGTAAGCCCCCGAACCCCCGAAGGGGGACAAGCTGGAAAAGGTGACAAACCTCCCCCTTTACACATACCCAGCTTTCGCGGGGCATATATCCAGCTATTGCTGGCTACCTCGGAAAAGGAGAGTGTGGTGACGGGGAAGTGA
- a CDS encoding sigma-54-dependent transcriptional regulator — protein sequence MKNPILLVEDDVVFSKMLGKFLERNGYEVVRCYNLEEAEKSLNASLSLVFTDLRLPDGDGINFLKKVKEVYPDLPVVVMTSYAEVSTAVEAMKLGAFDYISKPFQQEDVLNVIKNAQSSTRTASLPKKENVKAYNSPGKAAQPVVTNENSYIEGVSAASKKLNKFISLVAPTDMSVLITGESGTGKEVIAKSIHLKSERRNKPFIAVDCGAIPKEIASSEFFGHVKGSFTGAITDKKGHFEEANGGTIFLDEVGNLSYDNQIQLLRALQERRIKPIGSSKEIEVDIRVLAATNEDLLAAVGKGEFREDLYHRLNEFSIKVPSLSERKDDLMIFASYFLEKANEKLHKNVQGFTEKAVQKMLLYTWGGNLRELSNTVKRAALLTQGDYITENELPEPVITETRHFPTERFSFSTKENERELIISALHETHNNKTEAAKLLGFTRKTLYNKLKAYNIDEF from the coding sequence ATGAAGAATCCAATTCTTTTAGTAGAAGATGATGTAGTTTTCTCCAAAATGTTAGGTAAATTTTTGGAGCGCAATGGATATGAAGTAGTAAGATGTTATAATTTAGAAGAAGCGGAGAAAAGCCTAAATGCATCGCTAAGTTTAGTATTCACTGATTTACGTCTGCCCGATGGTGACGGTATCAATTTCTTGAAAAAGGTGAAAGAAGTATATCCAGATTTGCCTGTAGTGGTAATGACCAGCTATGCGGAAGTATCGACTGCGGTAGAGGCAATGAAATTGGGTGCTTTTGATTATATATCGAAACCGTTCCAACAAGAGGACGTACTGAATGTTATTAAGAATGCGCAAAGCAGTACGCGTACGGCTTCGTTACCTAAGAAGGAAAATGTGAAGGCGTACAACAGCCCTGGCAAAGCTGCTCAGCCTGTTGTTACTAACGAAAATTCATATATAGAAGGTGTAAGTGCCGCTTCTAAAAAGCTGAATAAGTTTATCAGTTTGGTAGCCCCTACGGATATGTCGGTACTCATTACCGGTGAAAGTGGTACGGGTAAAGAGGTGATAGCCAAATCTATTCACTTGAAAAGTGAGCGTCGTAACAAGCCTTTTATTGCGGTGGACTGCGGTGCCATTCCTAAAGAAATTGCATCGAGTGAGTTCTTCGGTCACGTAAAGGGTTCGTTTACGGGAGCAATTACCGATAAAAAAGGACACTTTGAAGAAGCAAATGGTGGTACTATTTTCCTTGATGAGGTAGGAAACCTAAGCTATGACAACCAAATACAGTTGCTACGTGCCCTACAAGAGCGCCGTATTAAACCTATTGGTAGTTCTAAGGAAATAGAAGTTGATATTCGTGTATTGGCAGCTACCAACGAAGATTTATTGGCAGCAGTAGGAAAAGGAGAGTTTCGCGAAGACCTTTATCACCGATTGAACGAGTTTTCGATAAAAGTACCTTCGCTAAGTGAGCGCAAAGACGACTTGATGATATTTGCTTCATACTTCTTGGAAAAAGCAAATGAAAAGCTACATAAGAACGTACAAGGGTTTACTGAAAAAGCGGTACAAAAGATGCTTTTATACACTTGGGGAGGTAACTTGCGCGAACTATCGAACACGGTGAAACGCGCTGCCCTACTCACACAAGGTGATTATATTACCGAAAATGAGTTGCCAGAGCCTGTAATTACTGAAACACGCCATTTCCCTACAGAGCGTTTTTCTTTTTCAACCAAAGAAAACGAGCGTGAACTCATTATTAGTGCGCTACACGAGACCCATAATAATAAAACAGAAGCAGCTAAGCTGTTAGGCTTTACACGTAAAACACTTTACAACAAACTTAAAGCCTATAACATAGACGAATTTTAA
- a CDS encoding glycoside hydrolase family 3 N-terminal domain-containing protein: protein MRKTYLLITFLNLSLFTTLAQNKSPLTTTDAQAQQQWVNDTYNKMSLDEKIGQLFMVSVFSSHIGTKKAEEVKDFIKKYYIGGIIFSKGGPKRQAKLTNEYQALSKIPLFMAMDAEWGLAMRLDSTYAYPWNMTLGAIKDNYLVERTGRRIGLHCKQLGMQFNFAPDIDINTNPNNPIIGNRSFGEDKENVTQKGLAFTRGMQSVGVLGSAKHFPGHGDTSKDSHKTLPLVSFAANRIDEVELYPFKALIREGIASIMVGHLNIPSLEPKTGLPSSLSSAIITDLLKKKLGYQGLIFTDALGMKGVSEYLPVGEVEVEAFLAGNDILLMPANVAKGFEAMKKAYQNKRISEERLAHSVKKILMAKYKVGLTSFKQLDESTVTSTLHTIEDDLLTEELFENAITVGQNKENILPIKDLDKRKIAYVKFGNDSGWAFYSTLRKYAETVLIEPKNEAQLYEAVEPFDTIIIGLHKPDKTPWDAYKFTENELKWLEHIAKKKKVILAVFTRPYAMLDVKNIAPIKAIVFAYQNNKVAQEKAAQLIFGAIEGKGVLPVTAHPNLPVGTSIATPRIGRLAYGLPESVGLNSLKLKEIDSIALDAVAQKMTPGMQVLVAKRGKVVYRKNFGTLDYNPANKVTDNTIYDLASLTKILATLPELMRLYVRGDFKPVDTFEDLLPKLKHTNKGDLVMKDVLSHYAQFQSWIPFYRKTLDIDKKPSPEYYSTTKSDSFPTEVAKDLYLREGYADSIYKTIDESELIKDKKYLYSDLPYYYFKKYIEKKNKKPLQEIVQKHFYRGLGAYQLTFLPLQRFSPVNIAPAEDEKTFRSQELRGYVHDQGAALLGGVGGHAGLFGTADDVAKVMQMYLQQGYYGGTWFLQPQAIKIFNTCNYCPEGNRRGLGFDKPQLGKSGPTCGCVPMDSFGHTGFTGTFAWADPTNEIVIVILSNRTYPSSDNKLLVNRLVRQKIQGVVYQALSANKNF, encoded by the coding sequence ATGAGAAAGACTTATTTACTAATTACTTTTTTAAACTTATCACTATTTACTACACTTGCCCAAAATAAATCTCCTTTAACAACTACCGATGCCCAAGCGCAACAGCAGTGGGTGAACGACACTTATAACAAAATGAGCCTTGATGAAAAGATTGGGCAACTGTTTATGGTATCGGTATTTTCAAGCCATATAGGCACAAAAAAAGCCGAAGAGGTAAAAGACTTCATAAAGAAATACTACATTGGAGGGATTATCTTCTCCAAAGGAGGACCGAAGCGTCAGGCAAAGCTCACCAATGAATACCAAGCACTCTCTAAAATTCCGCTTTTTATGGCAATGGATGCCGAGTGGGGATTGGCGATGCGCTTGGACTCTACTTATGCTTACCCGTGGAATATGACCCTTGGGGCAATCAAAGATAACTATCTTGTAGAACGTACCGGTAGACGTATAGGGTTACACTGCAAGCAATTGGGTATGCAGTTTAACTTTGCTCCTGATATTGATATTAACACAAATCCGAATAACCCTATTATAGGAAATCGTTCGTTTGGCGAGGATAAAGAGAATGTAACCCAAAAAGGGCTTGCTTTTACTCGCGGAATGCAGTCGGTAGGGGTGCTGGGCAGTGCCAAACACTTTCCTGGTCACGGTGATACTTCTAAAGATTCTCATAAAACTTTACCGCTTGTATCTTTCGCTGCTAACCGTATTGACGAGGTAGAACTTTACCCTTTTAAAGCCCTCATCAGAGAAGGAATAGCGAGCATAATGGTAGGGCATCTCAATATTCCTTCCTTAGAACCTAAAACAGGGTTACCTTCCTCGTTATCAAGTGCTATTATCACTGATTTACTCAAAAAGAAATTAGGCTATCAAGGGCTTATCTTTACCGATGCACTTGGTATGAAAGGGGTATCGGAATACTTGCCCGTAGGCGAAGTGGAAGTAGAAGCCTTCTTGGCGGGTAACGATATTTTGCTGATGCCAGCTAATGTAGCTAAGGGTTTTGAGGCAATGAAGAAAGCCTACCAGAACAAACGCATCAGTGAGGAACGCTTAGCACATTCAGTAAAGAAAATACTAATGGCTAAATACAAAGTGGGGCTCACATCTTTTAAACAGCTAGACGAAAGCACTGTAACCTCTACCTTGCACACAATAGAAGACGATTTGCTCACTGAGGAACTGTTTGAAAATGCGATTACGGTAGGGCAAAACAAGGAAAATATACTGCCTATAAAAGACTTGGACAAGCGCAAAATAGCCTATGTGAAGTTTGGCAACGACAGTGGTTGGGCGTTTTATTCCACTTTACGCAAATACGCAGAGACCGTGCTTATTGAGCCTAAGAATGAGGCACAGCTATATGAAGCAGTTGAACCTTTTGACACGATTATCATCGGGTTGCACAAACCAGATAAGACCCCTTGGGACGCATACAAGTTTACAGAGAACGAACTGAAATGGTTAGAGCATATTGCTAAGAAAAAAAAGGTAATCCTCGCAGTGTTTACTCGCCCCTATGCGATGCTCGACGTGAAAAATATAGCTCCTATTAAAGCTATTGTATTTGCTTACCAAAATAACAAAGTAGCCCAAGAGAAAGCCGCTCAGCTCATCTTTGGTGCTATTGAGGGTAAAGGAGTTTTGCCTGTAACAGCACACCCTAACTTACCCGTAGGCACTTCAATTGCTACTCCCAGAATAGGACGCTTAGCTTACGGCTTACCTGAAAGCGTGGGGCTCAATTCTCTTAAACTAAAAGAGATAGACAGTATTGCTCTTGATGCTGTAGCACAAAAGATGACACCCGGGATGCAAGTATTGGTTGCCAAAAGAGGAAAGGTAGTTTATCGCAAGAATTTTGGTACTTTAGATTACAATCCAGCCAATAAAGTGACCGACAACACTATTTACGACCTCGCTTCGCTTACGAAGATATTGGCTACTCTTCCCGAATTGATGCGTCTTTATGTGCGTGGAGATTTCAAACCCGTAGATACTTTTGAGGATTTGCTACCCAAGCTCAAACATACAAACAAGGGAGATTTGGTAATGAAAGATGTGCTCTCGCACTATGCTCAGTTCCAGTCGTGGATTCCTTTTTACCGAAAAACCTTAGACATTGATAAAAAGCCTTCGCCTGAGTATTACAGCACTACCAAAAGTGATTCTTTCCCTACTGAGGTAGCCAAAGACTTATATCTTAGAGAAGGATATGCTGACAGTATTTATAAAACAATTGACGAGAGTGAACTTATCAAAGATAAAAAGTACTTGTATAGCGACCTCCCTTATTATTATTTCAAGAAGTACATAGAAAAAAAAAACAAGAAGCCCCTACAAGAAATCGTTCAGAAGCACTTTTATAGAGGTTTAGGAGCCTACCAGCTTACTTTTCTTCCTTTGCAACGCTTCTCTCCTGTAAATATTGCACCTGCCGAAGATGAAAAGACCTTTCGTTCTCAGGAGCTTCGAGGGTACGTACACGACCAAGGAGCAGCCCTTTTAGGAGGGGTTGGTGGACACGCAGGACTTTTTGGAACTGCCGACGATGTAGCCAAAGTGATGCAAATGTACCTCCAACAAGGGTATTACGGTGGTACGTGGTTCTTGCAACCTCAGGCTATAAAAATCTTCAACACTTGTAACTACTGTCCAGAAGGTAACCGTCGAGGTTTAGGATTTGATAAGCCACAGTTAGGCAAATCAGGTCCTACTTGTGGTTGTGTGCCAATGGATAGCTTTGGACATACCGGTTTTACGGGTACTTTTGCGTGGGCTGACCCCACTAATGAAATAGTAATAGTTATCCTCTCGAACCGCACTTATCCCTCTTCTGACAATAAACTTTTGGTAAACCGATTGGTGCGCCAAAAGATACAAGGAGTGGTGTACCAAGCCCTATCTGCGAATAAAAACTTTTAA
- the nhaD gene encoding sodium:proton antiporter NhaD: MEAWIIAIFFIGYLCITTEHQIKVDKTISALAMAVICWTILKVFNLDVLEVLNGVLVPVDIANNSNAIDEALRHHLAETSEILFFLIGAMTIVEIIDMHRGFEIIKRMIRTRSKVKLLWIIGIIAFFLSAIIDNLTTTIILITIVRKLIPDQKERIWYASLIVIAANAGGAWSPIGDVTTTMLWVKNKVTAAKLVEYVFIPATVCLIVPLFVASFLPVFKGKIDTSNSEESITYKSSMPVLVIGFISIIFVPIFKSITHLPPYIGMLFALATMWFISEKLKPIRELSSTDKDKFSIHRALERIEFSSILFFLGILLAVASLQTIGTLFNFAQTLNETIPSTNVVILLLGFASAVIDNVPLVAASMGMFQEPMDSGLWHYIAYAAGTGGSLLIIGSAAGVVAMGMEKINFFWYVKNILWIALLGFVLGYLTLVSFEALHVFG; this comes from the coding sequence ATGGAAGCGTGGATTATTGCCATTTTTTTCATTGGCTATCTTTGTATTACTACCGAACACCAAATAAAGGTAGACAAAACCATTTCAGCCTTAGCTATGGCTGTCATCTGTTGGACGATACTTAAAGTATTTAACCTTGATGTACTAGAAGTGCTCAACGGAGTGTTAGTACCCGTAGATATAGCTAACAACAGTAATGCTATTGATGAAGCACTACGACATCACTTAGCTGAAACTTCCGAAATACTCTTCTTCTTAATCGGTGCAATGACCATTGTAGAAATCATTGATATGCACCGTGGGTTTGAAATCATCAAGCGGATGATTCGCACCAGAAGCAAAGTAAAATTGCTTTGGATTATAGGCATTATTGCTTTTTTTCTCTCTGCTATTATCGACAACCTTACTACTACCATTATTCTCATAACCATTGTACGTAAGCTCATACCTGACCAAAAAGAGCGCATTTGGTATGCTTCCCTCATTGTGATCGCTGCCAATGCAGGAGGGGCTTGGTCTCCTATCGGTGACGTAACAACTACTATGCTCTGGGTAAAAAACAAAGTAACCGCTGCTAAATTAGTAGAATACGTATTTATTCCTGCTACTGTATGCTTGATAGTACCTTTGTTTGTCGCTTCGTTTTTACCTGTATTCAAAGGAAAGATAGATACTTCAAACAGCGAAGAGAGTATTACTTACAAGAGCAGTATGCCTGTGTTAGTAATAGGCTTTATCTCTATTATCTTTGTGCCTATTTTTAAATCGATTACACACTTACCTCCTTATATAGGTATGCTTTTTGCTCTGGCTACTATGTGGTTTATTTCTGAAAAATTAAAACCTATCAGGGAACTTTCATCAACCGATAAGGATAAATTCAGTATTCATCGTGCATTAGAACGTATCGAATTTTCGAGCATACTATTCTTTTTAGGAATTCTCTTGGCAGTGGCTTCATTGCAAACTATCGGTACGCTTTTCAACTTTGCACAAACATTGAATGAGACTATCCCAAGTACAAACGTAGTAATTTTGCTCTTAGGTTTTGCCTCTGCTGTAATAGACAACGTACCATTAGTAGCGGCTAGTATGGGTATGTTCCAAGAACCTATGGATAGTGGTCTTTGGCACTACATTGCCTATGCGGCTGGTACAGGAGGTAGCTTGCTTATCATTGGTTCGGCTGCGGGGGTAGTAGCTATGGGTATGGAGAAGATTAATTTCTTTTGGTATGTGAAAAACATCTTATGGATAGCCCTTTTAGGTTTTGTGTTAGGTTATCTTACTTTGGTAAGCTTTGAAGCTTTACACGTTTTTGGATAG
- the lysS gene encoding lysine--tRNA ligase, giving the protein MLSEQEIIRREKLSKLKELGINPYPAPLYPVDTTSKDVANHYEEGKQVVVAGRLMSLRVQGKASFATLQDSEGTMQLYFNRDEMCPTDDKTLYNEVFKKLLDLGDFIGAEGTLFITKMGEKTVLVKNFTLLSKVLRPLPMPKVDADGKVHDAFTDPEQRYRMRYVDLVVNPQVKEVFIKRTKLFNAMRQFFNDAGYLEVETPILQAIPGGASARPFITHHNALDIPLYMRIANELYLKRLIVGGFDGVYEFSKNFRNEGMDRTHNPEFTAMEIYVAYKDYHWMMDFTERLIEHCAMAVNGTTKATFGKHTVDFKAPYPRLTMTDAIKQFTGFDITAKTEDELRAFAQSIGIAVDEAMGKGKLIDEIFGEKCEGNFIQPTFITDYPKEMSPLTKEHRDNPDLTERFELMVCGKEIANAYSELNDPIDQRERFEEQLRLSEKGDDEAMFIDQDFLRALEYGMPPTSGLGIGMDRLVMFLTNNESIQEVLFFPQMRPEKKEVELSEDEKVVFELLKTSERLLLDALKTQTAFSNKKWDKAIKGLTSKKVAKVVKEGEELFVELAN; this is encoded by the coding sequence ATGTTATCAGAACAAGAAATCATTCGCAGAGAAAAACTCTCTAAATTGAAAGAATTGGGGATAAACCCTTATCCCGCTCCATTATATCCGGTTGATACTACCTCTAAGGACGTAGCCAACCATTATGAAGAAGGTAAACAAGTGGTTGTAGCCGGTAGATTAATGTCGTTGCGTGTACAAGGAAAAGCCTCGTTTGCTACTTTGCAAGATAGTGAAGGCACGATGCAATTGTACTTCAACCGCGATGAGATGTGCCCTACCGATGATAAAACGCTTTACAACGAGGTGTTTAAAAAATTATTGGATTTAGGTGACTTTATAGGTGCTGAAGGAACACTCTTCATCACTAAAATGGGTGAGAAAACTGTGTTGGTAAAGAACTTTACGCTACTTTCAAAAGTATTACGTCCGCTACCTATGCCTAAGGTAGATGCCGATGGTAAAGTACACGATGCCTTCACCGATCCTGAACAACGCTACCGTATGCGCTATGTAGATTTGGTAGTAAATCCACAAGTGAAAGAAGTGTTTATCAAGCGCACTAAACTCTTCAATGCTATGCGTCAGTTTTTTAACGATGCAGGTTATTTGGAAGTAGAGACACCTATACTACAAGCTATACCAGGGGGAGCTAGTGCACGTCCGTTTATCACCCATCACAATGCGTTGGACATTCCGCTGTATATGCGTATTGCCAATGAACTTTACTTAAAACGTCTTATTGTAGGAGGTTTTGACGGAGTGTATGAATTTTCTAAGAACTTCCGCAACGAGGGTATGGATAGAACTCACAACCCTGAGTTTACGGCTATGGAAATTTATGTGGCTTACAAAGATTATCACTGGATGATGGACTTCACTGAACGCTTGATTGAGCATTGCGCTATGGCGGTTAATGGTACTACTAAGGCGACCTTTGGTAAACATACAGTAGATTTCAAAGCTCCTTATCCACGCCTTACGATGACTGATGCTATTAAACAGTTCACAGGCTTTGACATTACTGCGAAGACAGAAGACGAATTGAGAGCCTTTGCACAGTCTATCGGTATTGCAGTAGACGAGGCGATGGGCAAGGGCAAATTGATAGATGAAATATTTGGTGAGAAATGCGAAGGCAACTTCATTCAGCCTACTTTCATCACTGATTACCCCAAAGAGATGTCGCCACTGACCAAAGAACACCGCGACAACCCCGACCTTACTGAACGTTTTGAGTTAATGGTATGCGGTAAGGAGATTGCCAATGCTTATTCAGAATTAAACGACCCTATTGACCAACGTGAGCGCTTTGAAGAACAATTGCGACTCTCAGAAAAAGGCGACGACGAAGCGATGTTTATTGACCAAGATTTTTTGCGTGCTCTTGAATACGGTATGCCACCTACCTCAGGTTTGGGTATCGGTATGGACAGACTCGTAATGTTCCTTACCAACAATGAGAGTATACAAGAAGTATTGTTCTTCCCACAAATGCGCCCCGAGAAGAAAGAAGTAGAGCTTTCGGAAGACGAGAAAGTAGTGTTTGAGCTTTTAAAAACCTCAGAGAGACTGCTTTTAGATGCTCTCAAAACACAAACAGCATTTTCTAACAAGAAATGGGATAAAGCCATTAAAGGTCTTACTAGTAAGAAAGTAGCAAAGGTAGTAAAAGAAGGAGAAGAACTGTTTGTGGAATTAGCAAATTAA
- a CDS encoding sugar MFS transporter yields MNRQKKHTQAFILVALLFLLFGGLTVLIQLLLPHLRDVFQLHYSDAAYILLSFFLSYLFFSIPAGFILTKIGYQRGIILGLLLISLGALLFYPAAGERLYWVFLTAIFVLGCGVTFLQVAMNSYIVILGDEATTPRRLTFSQAFNAIGTTIAPIFGATYLLSNEIKKDAEIEALDTTDKLIYFREEAFSIQLPFLYIALWALALAFVFAVVKLPYAYRIKEEVNKDSYWNLLKKTPLLLGAIGIFLYVGAEVVIGSYAVNYFIDMNITKDILENSSMCFIVETLGLLAGKPHLTSADPKAVIAVFLTFYWGGAMLGRFISAYLIKWIAPAKVLIAFAIVAISLILFSINTGGLLSMWALLSIGLFNSMMFPTIFALACEGIGELKTQASGILCTMIVGGGLLPILYGSLTDYIGFRLAFLTLVVCYGYIAFFGFYKSNK; encoded by the coding sequence ATGAATAGACAAAAGAAACATACCCAAGCCTTTATTTTGGTTGCACTTTTATTCTTACTTTTTGGAGGTTTAACAGTGCTCATACAGCTTTTATTACCTCATCTTCGTGATGTGTTTCAGTTGCATTATTCCGATGCAGCCTATATTCTTCTATCTTTCTTCTTGTCTTACTTATTTTTTTCTATCCCTGCAGGTTTTATTCTCACTAAAATAGGTTATCAGCGAGGCATTATCTTAGGTCTTTTGCTCATCTCCTTAGGTGCTTTGCTCTTCTATCCTGCTGCTGGAGAACGTTTATATTGGGTATTTTTAACTGCTATCTTCGTATTAGGCTGTGGCGTTACTTTCCTACAAGTGGCTATGAACTCTTATATAGTGATTTTAGGCGACGAAGCCACTACACCTCGCCGGCTCACTTTCTCTCAAGCTTTCAACGCCATAGGCACTACTATTGCTCCTATATTTGGAGCCACTTACTTACTGAGCAACGAAATAAAAAAAGATGCTGAAATAGAAGCCTTAGACACTACAGATAAGCTTATTTATTTCCGTGAAGAAGCCTTTTCAATACAATTACCTTTTTTGTATATAGCCTTATGGGCACTTGCTTTAGCATTTGTTTTTGCAGTAGTTAAATTACCTTATGCTTATAGAATAAAAGAAGAAGTAAATAAAGACAGTTATTGGAATCTTCTCAAGAAAACTCCCTTACTGTTGGGGGCTATAGGTATTTTCTTGTATGTAGGTGCTGAAGTAGTGATAGGAAGTTACGCAGTAAACTACTTCATCGATATGAACATCACTAAGGATATTTTAGAGAACTCTTCTATGTGCTTTATTGTAGAAACGCTTGGCTTATTGGCAGGGAAACCTCATCTAACCTCAGCCGATCCGAAGGCTGTTATAGCTGTTTTTCTCACTTTCTACTGGGGAGGTGCTATGTTAGGACGCTTTATCAGTGCTTATCTCATTAAGTGGATTGCTCCCGCCAAAGTTCTCATTGCTTTTGCTATAGTTGCCATCTCTCTTATTTTGTTTTCTATCAATACCGGTGGTTTGCTCTCAATGTGGGCTTTATTAAGTATCGGTCTCTTCAACTCTATGATGTTCCCCACTATTTTTGCGCTTGCTTGTGAAGGAATAGGCGAACTCAAAACTCAAGCTTCAGGTATCCTTTGTACGATGATTGTCGGTGGCGGACTTTTGCCTATTCTGTACGGTTCCCTTACTGATTATATAGGTTTCCGCTTAGCATTCCTAACCTTAGTAGTTTGCTACGGTTATATCGCTTTCTTTGGCTTTTACAAAAGCAATAAATAA